The nucleotide window GCACGGCATCTGTCAGGCGTTTGTAGAGGCTGTCGAAGGCGGCCATGTCAGGCACGGCGATGCGCAGCAGGTAGTCCATCTCGCCGGCCATGCGATAGGCCTCCATGACGCCGGGAATGGCAGCAAGGGCGGTGGCGAAGGCCTCGCGCCAGTCTGCGGAATGGTCGGGCGCCTCGATCCCCACAAAGACCGTCATCCCGAAACCGAGCTTGCCCGGATCTGCAAGGGCCACGCGCCCGGTCAGCACGCCCGCGGCCTCCAGCTTCTGGATCCGCTTCCAGCAGGGGGTCTGCGAGAGGCCGGCCTTGTCGGCGATCTGGGCGACGGGCTGGGTGGCATCGCGCATCAACTCTGCCAGGATCTTACGGTCGATGAGGTCGAGATTGGTCATTGGTCACTAGCCTCGCCAGGTCATGGGAACGGCCCATGCTGGCAGCATGCTATAAATCTTCTAAATGTCTATCGTCTTTATCGCCTAAAATTGGCATGGTCGGTTTTGTCCGGGGATGAGGGAGGATTTCCCCAAGTCGGGGCGTTTAGCGCCGTCACGGCCCGGGGCCAGAATCACGACGTTGATTCTCGCCATTCGCTCGCGTATCGCTGGGGGATGATCACGCAGAAGATGAAATACGCTCTCAAGGCGCTTCTGACCCTCGCGGACGAGGCGGCGCAGGAGAATCCGAAGGCGTTGACCATCGAGGAGATCGCCAAGCGCTCGGGCACGCCCAAGCGGTTCCTGGAGCATATCTTGCTCGAGGTGCGCAATGCGGGCGTGATCGCCTCGACCCGCGGGCGCTCGGGCGGCTACATGCTCATAAAGAAGCCCGCCGAGGTGTCGATCTCGGCGCTGCTGCGCACGATTGATGGGCCGATCGCGCCGCTGCCCTGCCTGTCGCGCAGTGCCTATCAGCGCTGCGAGGATTGCACGGATGAGGCCACCTGCCGGATCCGCAAGGTCTTTGCCGAGGTGTTCTGGTCCTACCTGGTACTGATCGACTCGCTGACGCTGGCCGACATGCTGCGCTCGGGCGCAGTGGCGGAGCAGGTCATGGGCAGCGCGGAGCCAGCATAATCATCTGACAAGAAACGGCTTTCGCACCGCAGGGCAAGCCTACCCGCCTCCTGCGCCCGGAGAATATTCTTCTCTAAACACGACAAACTTCAGCGTGAATTTGCTTTTGCAATACTCGACCTTTCGTGTCGTTATTGTTGTGCCGACA belongs to Frigidibacter mobilis and includes:
- a CDS encoding RrF2 family transcriptional regulator, with the translated sequence MITQKMKYALKALLTLADEAAQENPKALTIEEIAKRSGTPKRFLEHILLEVRNAGVIASTRGRSGGYMLIKKPAEVSISALLRTIDGPIAPLPCLSRSAYQRCEDCTDEATCRIRKVFAEVFWSYLVLIDSLTLADMLRSGAVAEQVMGSAEPA
- a CDS encoding Lrp/AsnC family transcriptional regulator, translating into MTNLDLIDRKILAELMRDATQPVAQIADKAGLSQTPCWKRIQKLEAAGVLTGRVALADPGKLGFGMTVFVGIEAPDHSADWREAFATALAAIPGVMEAYRMAGEMDYLLRIAVPDMAAFDSLYKRLTDAVPIKNVTSYFAMERMKFTTAYPVDTVSR